A part of Entelurus aequoreus isolate RoL-2023_Sb linkage group LG03, RoL_Eaeq_v1.1, whole genome shotgun sequence genomic DNA contains:
- the LOC133646991 gene encoding cytosolic 5'-nucleotidase 1A encodes MVSTIPNFDVRQKDADQALVVAISSSAVFEAADEGDEVHGVGVAFLLLQALQSVNRRLLAENPEELLLFDVLLITTDSRGQRQSARIVNSTKHYGLEVSRFCFASQDDFIESLLQNKVQLFLSTHQDEVSHASQRGVLSALLDQQTSLCPSEQLRVLFDGDESPTPADSQAAQHFWCRLGAMRRRFGVLDSPLSIIAMTCRGGRDRCGDALKTLRSHDVRADEAYCLAGAPRGPILSVLRPHFLLGGLL; translated from the exons ATGGTCTCCACCATCCCCAACTTCGACGTGAGGCAG AAAGATGCCGATCAAGCCTTGGTCGTCGCCATCTCGTCCTCTGCCGTGTTCGAGGCTGCCGATGAAGGCGACGAGGTGCACGGTGTGGGCGTGGCCTTCCTACTGCTGCAG GCGTTGCAGAGTGTGAATCGACGTCTTCTGGCGGAAAATCCCGAGGAGTTGCTGCTCTTCGACGTGCTTCTGATCACCACCGACAGCAGGGGGCAGCGGCAGAGCGCTCGCATCGTCAACAGTACCAAACATTACG GTCTGGAAGTCAGCAGGTTCTGTTTTGCCAGCCAGGATGACTTCATTGAGAGTTTGCTCCAAAACAAAGTGCAGCTTTTCCTGTCCACGCATCAAGATGAGGTTTCACACGCCTCCCAAAGAG GTGTTCTGTCAGCGCTGTTGGACCAGCAGACGTCCTTGTGTCCATCGGAGCAGCTCAGAGTCTTGTTCGACGGCGACGAAAGCCCAACGCCGGCAGACAGCCAAGCTGCTCAG CATTTCTGGTGTCGGCTGGGGGCCATGCGGCGGCGGTTCGGCGTCCTCGACAGTCCCCTCAGCATCATCGCTATGACGTGCCGCGGCGGCAGGGACCGCTGCGGCGACGCGCTGAAGACGCTGCGTTCCCACGACGTCCGCGCAGATGAGGCGTACTGCCTGGCGGGAGCGCCCCGCGGCCCCATCCTGTCTGTGCTGCGTCCTCACTTCCTGCTCGGCGGCCTGCTGTGA